ACAGGCTGTTTTACATTGTTTTGTAATGACCACTTATATAATCTCACCTTTTACGAGAATCAAGCCGAATAACCCTTTTACCCCTGATTCATATTTAAAACAATTACCTTCTCGCGGGTTGCGGACTCAATACTATTACGAATACCTTGTACACCTAGACCAGATCCTTTTACGCCAAGAAACGGAAAATGATCTGGCCCTCGTTCCGTTTTGCCATTTATTTGCACCGTACCAGTCTCAAGTTCATTGCTAATATGGATTGCCTGTTCAACACTCTTCGTGAAAATACTGGCCTGCAGACCATATTCAGATTCATTGGCTATGGTTACCGCCTCTTCAATATTTTTGACGCGAATAACTGGTAGAACAGGCCCAAATGGTTCTTTCCATGCAACCTCCATGTCTACCGTTACGTTATCAAGCAACACAGGATAAACAAGGTTTCCTGCCCGCTTGATTTCGGTTAGGGCAGTTGCACCTTTAACAACAGCATCATCCACCAATTGTTGAACGACATCTGCCGCTTTTCCATTAATTAATGGTGTTACAACAGCATTGTCTTCAGGTGCACCCACTTTTAATGCATTAACTTTTTCTTTCAATTTATCAACTAAGGCATCCGCCACTTCATCCATCACAAGCACCCGTTTAATCGCAGTGCACCGCTGGCCGGAATAGGAAAATGCACCAGCGACAATATCTTCAGCCGCTTTTTCAAAATTTGCATCGTTTAATACAATCGCCGGATCCTTTCCACCTAATTCAAGAATAACCGGGATCATGGATGCCTTCCTGGAAATGGCTTCACCGGTTTCCGTTCCTCCGGTAAAATTGATCATATTGATTGATGGGTGGGTTGTTAAATGATCACCAATCTCTGATCCCTTTCCTGTTACAAGATTAACAAGTCCAGCAGGAAGCCCCGCCTTGTCAAGCGCCTTAATCATTAACGTCCCGCTTATCGCACCCTGTGTTGCCGGCTTGAAAACAACTGCATTTCCGGCAATTAAAGCAGGGGCAATCTTTGATGCCGACAGGTTGACCGGATAATTAAAAGGAGAAATAGCAAGAACAACACCAAACGGTTTCCTTTGTACCATCGCCAGCTTGTTGGCACTTCCAGCGTTAAAGTTTCCCCCGTTAATCAACTCACCGTGAATTCGTTTCCCTTCTTCGGCAGTATATTTGATAAAATCGGCAGTTCGTACAACCTCTTTTTCCGCTGAAGAATATCCTTTACCGACTTCCTTCATGATAGTTTCCGCTATTTCCTCTTTCATCTTAAGCAGCTGGTCCGCCCATGCATAAAGCAATTCCGCACGCTCACTAAACGAACGATTTGCCCAATCTTTTTGCGCTGTCTTTGCCCCAGCCACAGCAAGGTCCACTTCATTTTCCGTCATAGCCTGCACGGCACCGACCGGCATATTATCGGACGGGGACAGATTTTCGATTGTTTTACCAGAACTAGTTTCTTTCCACTCCCCGTTCAATAATAATTGATACGTATTTGCGATTAATTCTGCTTTCATTCCATCAAACCCTTCTGTTTTTGTTATTAATTACCAAATTTAAATATGTTTTACATCATAATAGAGAAAACGCTTCCACGTCAACAGAAAATTTAAACTAATTATAATTTTTTTATAATTCATTTTCCAAACCCCTGTAAACCCAACAAGAAAAGCGCAAGCACCCGTTTAGAAGCGGACGCATTAGAAAGGGACCGCAGAACGCATGGGTTTACTTATGACGGCGGCTTCTGGCGCTGTAGCTAGACATATTTTATACATTTTTATCTTTTAAAAAAGCCTGATTTCCGAGGAAACCAGGCTCTAATTCTATATAATCAACTTAGAAATATAAAATATAAA
This Virgibacillus phasianinus DNA region includes the following protein-coding sequences:
- a CDS encoding NADP-dependent glyceraldehyde-3-phosphate dehydrogenase → MKAELIANTYQLLLNGEWKETSSGKTIENLSPSDNMPVGAVQAMTENEVDLAVAGAKTAQKDWANRSFSERAELLYAWADQLLKMKEEIAETIMKEVGKGYSSAEKEVVRTADFIKYTAEEGKRIHGELINGGNFNAGSANKLAMVQRKPFGVVLAISPFNYPVNLSASKIAPALIAGNAVVFKPATQGAISGTLMIKALDKAGLPAGLVNLVTGKGSEIGDHLTTHPSINMINFTGGTETGEAISRKASMIPVILELGGKDPAIVLNDANFEKAAEDIVAGAFSYSGQRCTAIKRVLVMDEVADALVDKLKEKVNALKVGAPEDNAVVTPLINGKAADVVQQLVDDAVVKGATALTEIKRAGNLVYPVLLDNVTVDMEVAWKEPFGPVLPVIRVKNIEEAVTIANESEYGLQASIFTKSVEQAIHISNELETGTVQINGKTERGPDHFPFLGVKGSGLGVQGIRNSIESATREKVIVLNMNQG